A portion of the Cryptomeria japonica chromosome 5, Sugi_1.0, whole genome shotgun sequence genome contains these proteins:
- the LOC131049987 gene encoding peroxidase 47, which translates to MAVRGMMFMGMTVILLSLTGAKLGACLILDYYAFACPFAEFIVRDTVNRAIQRDMSIAAGLLRMHFHDCFVEGCDGSILIDSTSENKAEKDSPANLSLRGYEVIDEAKEMIEDRCPGVVSCADIIAMAARDAVLFSGGPMYDVPKGRKDGRRSRIMDTINLPFATFNASQLIRAFGERGLSAREMVVLSGGHTLGVARCSSFKNRVSNSNSEVEGSSNVQFLATLKSACSKGDDATVAFDESVNDFDNSYFMGLEEGMGVLSSDQTLMSSSATRGVVGMYASNQASFFFDFSQAMLKLGTVGVKDVPNGDVRFNCRQLN; encoded by the exons ATGGCGGTAAGGGGCATGATGTTTATGGGCATGACAGTCATTCTACTGAGTCTAACAGGTGCCAAACTTGGCGCCTGTTTAATCTTAGATTACTATGCCTTTGCCTGCCCGTTTGCGGAGTTCATTGTTAGAGACACTGTGAATCGAGCCATACAACGCGACATGAGTATTGCAGCAGGACTTCTCAGAATGCATTTTCATGACTGCTTTGTGGAG GGATGCGATGGATCGATTCTGATAGACTCCACAAGTGAGAATAAGGCTGAGAAGGATTCTCCTGCCAATCTGAGTTTACGCGGCTACGAGGTCATCGACGAGGCTAAAGAAATGATTGAGGACCGCTGTCCAGGCGTTGTATCTTGCGCAGACATTATTGCAATGGCAGCTCGAGACGCAGTTCTCTTT TCGGGAGGGCCCATGTATGATGTGCCAAAGGGACGAAAGGATGGAAGGAGATCAAGAATCATGGATACCATAAACTTGCCTTTTGCAACATTCAACGCTTCTCAGCTCATCAGAGCATTCGGCGAACGTGGGCTTTCTGCTAGAGAGATGGTGGTTCTTTCAG GAGGTCATACGCTGGGGGTGGCACGGTGTTCCTCTTTCAAAAACAGGGTGAGCAATTCGAATTCGGAGGTGGAGGGGTCTAGCAACGTTCAATTCTTGGCGACGTTGAAGAGCGCGTGCAGTAAGGGAGACGATGCGACTGTAGCTTTTGACGAGAGTGTGAACGATTTCGACAATTCGTATTTCATGGGGTTGGAGGAAGGCATGGGAGTGCTGAGCTCCGATCAGACGCTCATGTCCTCCTCCGCCACGCGAGGTGTGGTAGGGATGTACGCCTCTAACCAGGCTTCCTTCTTCTTTGACTTTTCCCAAGCCATGCTCAAACTCGGAACTGTGGGTGTCAAGGACGTCCCCAATGGCGATGTTCGTTTCAATTGTCGCCAACTAAATTAA